One window of Pyrus communis chromosome 12, drPyrComm1.1, whole genome shotgun sequence genomic DNA carries:
- the LOC137709757 gene encoding uncharacterized protein, whose protein sequence is MARHLHTSEYSDSDSSMRLKSKARMVASVSAFLAIARRLSGKLKAANSNMIKNNHQSKVAPNKSPMMRKPKQLMSTISNKAITFLHRKKIGEESDSRGRLHAEEEEEWGDGGVWQRSILMGDKCEPLAFSGVIYYDIDGKKLNGAPIRSPRASPMPGYLERGKRN, encoded by the coding sequence ATGGCTCGTCATCTGCATACAAGCGAATATTCTGACTCGGACTCCTCGATGCGCTTGAAGTCCAAAGCCCGTATGGTGGCCTCCGTCTCGGCATTCCTCGCCATCGCCCGCCGCCTCTCGGGAAAACTGAAGGCCGCCAACTCCAACATGATAAAAAACAACCACCAGTCAAAAGTCGCGCCGAATAAGTCACCGATGATGAGGAAGCCGAAGCAGCTAATGTCGACCATAAGCAACAAGGCCATCACGTTCCTGCACCGGAAAAAGATCGGCGAGGAATCGGACAGTAGGGGCCGCCTCCacgcggaggaggaggaggagtgggGGGACGGTGGGGTATGGCAGAGGTCGATCCTGATGGGGGATAAGTGCGAGCCGTTGGCTTTCTCGGGCGTAATTTATTACGATATTGACGGGAAGAAACTTAACGGAGCTCCCATAAGGTCCCCACGTGCAAGTCCGATGCCGGGGTACCTCGAGAGGGGTAAGAGAAACTGA
- the LOC137709924 gene encoding oleosin G-like, which translates to MADRHQNPAQTQQQQRAPRHSNHNTPTNASTFLRKLQGSAPNSAQLVGFLTLLVSGAILLLLTGLTVTATVLGVIFFTPLIIVSSPIWVPLGIVLVLTAGFFVSMCGFGAAAVAGLSWMYRYFKGMHPPGSDRVDYARSRIYDTASHVKDYAREYGGYLHSKVKDAAPGA; encoded by the coding sequence ATGGCCGACCGTCACCAAAACCCAGCACAAACCCAGCAGCAGCAAAGAGCTCCGAGACACAGCAACCATAACACCCCGACAAATGCCTCCACATTCCTACGTAAACTCCAAGGCAGTGCACCAAACTCTGCCCAGCTCGTCGGCTTCCTCACCCTCCTCGTCTCCGGCGCCATTCTCCTCCTCCTCACCGGCCTCACCGTCACCGCCACCGTCCTCGGCGTAATCTTCTTCACCCCTCTCATCATCGTCTCCAGTCCCATATGGGTCCCCCTCGGCATCGTCCTCGTCCTCACTGCTGGCTTCTTCGTGTCCATGTGCGGGTTCGGAGCCGCGGCCGTGGCCGGTTTGTCTTGGATGTACAGGTACTTCAAGGGGATGCACCCGCCCGGTTCGGACCGGGTCGACTACGCAAGGAGCCGGATTTACGATACTGCGAGCCACGTCAAGGATTATGCTAGAGAGTATGGCGGATATTTACACAGTAAGGTCAAGGATGCAGCTCCCGGTGCTTAA
- the LOC137709699 gene encoding protein CHUP1, chloroplastic-like produces MMIQVSFLAAAVVAAFAVSHKNCNSTRKQLCTAIDPPEKDDSNFHQQEREGEMEDEEAAEIITRREQLKSHKSVKEIELLHNLVRELQQRNLRIDRKLMELCVLKEEQSYMTQLQRNLDEKAVELDMLNATIASLQAERKVLMEDVKQCGLVKKQLDAAKKMIAEMQRRMEYSGKNDVKGRLLVVGEQVSRFPKDEMCIRDELVEKKLKGVKNVELEVLKMKRRNKELELEKRELAVKLVCAQTRITTLSSMNESETIAKAEEEVSKLKHTNEDLPRQVEKLQKNRFDMVEQLVYQRWLYACLRFETLIHSSPSPDTSKHDLSPSSHTSSASLSDEITETTTIGSSSSSQSNKIKKSGFMQNIKTWGGRRRRRRRSKEEEEEDMDYSNALPSKRDLVRRFSTSMVPVKASMLRNGGESSTTSSSSPSSRAPSLSRVRRVSFSDSVKSTSRDYSTPKSADRTSGTIAMDTTQNYNNVHELEGEMHELEASPEVTISASPEFMKSDSNIAYQVNNSTEISDTDALRCVVVAEENEVDSSIVGFVAALFFFLFILVVTRML; encoded by the exons ATGATGATCCAGGTGAGCTTTCTGGCTGCAGCTGTAGTTGCAGCATTTGCAGTTTCTCACAAAAACTGCAACTCCACCAGGAAGCAATTGTGCACTGCCATCGATCCTCCAG AGAAAGATGATTCAAACTTCCACCAGcaggagagagaaggagagatggAAGATGAGGAGGCGGCTGAAATTATTACCAGACGTGAACAATTGAAGAGTCACAAGAGTGTGAAAGAAATAGAGCTGTTGCATAATCTAGTGAGAGAATTGCAGCAGAGGAATCTGAGAATTGATAGAAAATTGATGGAATTATGTGTTCTAAAAGAAGAGCAATCATACATGACTCAGTTGCAAAGGAATCTAGATGAAAAGGCGGTGGAGCTTGACATGCTCAACGCCACCATTGCTTCTTTGCAGGCTGAGAGGAAGGTTCTTATGGAAGATGTGAAGCAGTGTGGTTTGGTGAAGAAGCAGCTAGACGCGGCGAAGAAAATGATAGCTGAAATGCAAAGGAGGATGGAATATTCTGGCAAGAATGACGTGAAGGGGAGGTTGTTGGTGGTGGGAGAACAAGTTTCTAGGTTTCCCAAGGATGAAATGTGTATTAGAGATGAACTAGTTGAGAAGAAGCTGAAAGGTGTGAAAAATGTTGAGTTGGAAGtattgaagatgaagaggaggaacaaaGAGCTTGAGCTAGAAAAGAGGGAATTGGCAGTCAAATTGGTTTGTGCACAAACCAGAATCACTACTTTGTCTAGCATGAATGAG AGTGAAACCATTGCCAAGGCTGAAGAAGAAGTAAGCAAGTTGAAACACACCAATGAGGACCTCCCGAGACAAGTCGAAAAACTGCAGAAAAACAGATTTGACATGGTGGAACAACTTGTGTACCAGCGGTGGCTCTACGCTTGCTTGCGATTCGAAACCCTAATCCACAGCAGCCCATCACCGGACACTTCAAAACATGATCTCAGCCCTTCATCTCACACTTCATCTGCTAGTTTGAGCGATGAAATAACCGAGACAACCACCATTGGCAGCTCTTCAAGCAGCCAAAGTAATAAGATTAAGAAGTCTGGTTTCATGCAGAATATTAAGACgtggggaggaagaagaagaagaagaagaagaagcaaggaggaggaggaggaggacatgGATTATTCAAATGCCCTTCCAAGCAAGAGAGACCTTGTTCGGAGGTTTTCGACATCGATGGTTCCGGTGAAGGCTTCCATGTTAAGAAACGGAGGTGAGAGCAGCACAACCAGCTCTTCTTCTCCATCCTCCAGGGCTCCAAGTTTATCTAGGGTTAGAAGGGTGTCGTTCAGCGATTCAGTCAAATCAACGTCTCGTGATTATTCAActccaaagtcagctgatcgGACGTCTGGAACAATTGCGATGGATACAACCCAAAATTACAACAATGTTCATGAATTGGAGGGAGAAATGCATGAACTCGAAGCATCACCAGAAGTGACAATTTCTGCAAGTCCTGAATTCATGAAAAGTGACAGCAATATTGCTTATCAAGTAAACAACAGTACTGAAATTTCAGACACCGATGCTTTGCGTTGTGTGGTTGTTGCTGAGGAGAACGAGGTGGACAGCAGTATTGTAGGTTTTGTTGCTGcattatttttcttcctctttataTTAGTTGTGACTCGCATGTTATAA